One Gemella haemolysans ATCC 10379 genomic window carries:
- a CDS encoding alpha-ketoacid dehydrogenase subunit beta, giving the protein MTKETKIMTVREAIKEAMTHEMREDENVFLMGEDVGIFGGDFGTTVGMLEEFGSERVIDTPISEAAICGAAAGAASVGMRPIVDVTFMDFVTIGMDAIVNQAAPMRYMLGGDVQVPVTYRCASGAGTGAAAQHCKALEAWFCHIPGLKVVAPGTAGDVYSILRAAIRDNNPVIYIEPKALFGRKGEVEVGKIGVIGKGDIKVEGSDVTLVSWGRMLERSLKAAEELKEEGISVEVLDPITLVPLDTDLIVESVKKTGKLVVCHDSFKTGGFGGEIVARIAESDAFDFLDSPIYRVAGADTHIPSAKNLEKLVVPDVEDIKETIRKAVNKK; this is encoded by the coding sequence ATGACTAAAGAAACAAAAATTATGACAGTTCGTGAAGCCATAAAAGAAGCTATGACTCACGAAATGCGTGAAGATGAAAATGTATTTTTAATGGGTGAAGATGTTGGTATCTTCGGAGGAGACTTTGGAACTACAGTTGGTATGTTAGAAGAATTCGGTTCAGAACGTGTAATCGATACACCAATCAGTGAAGCTGCAATCTGTGGTGCGGCTGCAGGAGCTGCTTCTGTAGGTATGCGCCCAATCGTTGACGTAACATTCATGGACTTCGTAACAATCGGTATGGACGCTATCGTTAACCAAGCAGCACCAATGCGTTATATGCTTGGAGGAGATGTTCAAGTACCTGTTACATATCGTTGTGCATCTGGTGCAGGTACAGGAGCTGCTGCTCAACACTGTAAAGCTCTAGAAGCATGGTTCTGTCACATTCCAGGTCTTAAAGTAGTAGCACCAGGAACAGCAGGAGATGTTTACTCAATCTTAAGAGCTGCAATCAGAGATAATAACCCAGTTATCTACATTGAACCAAAAGCGTTATTTGGACGTAAAGGTGAAGTAGAAGTAGGTAAAATTGGTGTAATCGGTAAAGGTGATATCAAAGTTGAAGGATCTGATGTAACATTAGTATCTTGGGGAAGAATGTTAGAGCGTAGCTTAAAAGCAGCTGAAGAATTAAAAGAAGAAGGAATCTCAGTAGAAGTACTTGACCCAATTACATTAGTACCACTAGATACTGATCTAATTGTTGAATCAGTTAAGAAAACTGGAAAATTAGTAGTATGTCACGACTCATTCAAAACTGGTGGGTTCGGTGGAGAAATCGTCGCTCGTATCGCAGAAAGTGATGCATTTGATTTCTTAGATAGCCCAATTTACCGTGTTGCTGGTGCTGACACACACATTCCATCAGCTAAAAACTTAGAAAAATTAGTTGTACCTGATGTAGAAGACATCAAAGAAACTATTAGAAAAGCTGTAAACAAAAAATAA
- a CDS encoding dihydrolipoamide acetyltransferase, giving the protein MAVEVIMPKAGSEMEEGEIVQWFKQEGDEVKEGEILLEIVTDKVNMEVEAEASGTLLKIVHPAGSVVPVVQTIAWIGQAGEAVPGAGAAPAAAATPVEETVVETKVEAAPAQEVVEFDNSGLRATPAARAYARENGIDLSQVKGTGAKGRVHKDDVVDYKLNAKAKISPLAARIAEVEGINTDGIVGTGPKGKIMKADVLSVLNGSASEAAASAEVAAPASAKSAKAPNENQWGVVETVPMSPMRKVISKRMSESYFSAPTFVVNVEVDMTELLALRKKVVDAIIEETGKKATVTDFISLAVIKSLMKHPYVNASLSSDEKEMYLHHYVNLSIAVGMDSGLVVPVIKGADKMSLKELVVASKEITTKALAGKLKPDEMADSTFTISNLGMYGVKSFVPIINQPNTAILGVSATVQKPVVLNGEVTVRPIMTLTLTADHRVVDGLEGAKFMKTLKEAIENPLSLLI; this is encoded by the coding sequence ATGGCAGTAGAGGTAATAATGCCAAAAGCCGGTAGTGAAATGGAAGAAGGCGAAATCGTACAATGGTTTAAGCAAGAAGGTGACGAAGTAAAAGAAGGTGAAATCCTACTTGAAATCGTAACAGATAAAGTAAATATGGAAGTTGAAGCTGAAGCAAGCGGAACTTTATTAAAAATTGTACACCCAGCTGGATCAGTTGTACCAGTAGTACAAACTATTGCATGGATTGGGCAAGCTGGAGAAGCTGTACCTGGAGCTGGAGCGGCACCAGCAGCTGCAGCGACACCAGTAGAAGAAACTGTTGTTGAAACTAAAGTTGAAGCAGCACCTGCTCAAGAAGTAGTAGAATTTGATAACTCTGGTCTTCGTGCTACACCAGCAGCTAGAGCGTATGCTCGTGAAAACGGAATCGACTTATCTCAAGTAAAAGGTACTGGAGCTAAAGGTCGTGTTCATAAAGACGATGTAGTTGATTATAAACTAAATGCAAAAGCTAAAATCTCTCCACTTGCTGCACGTATTGCAGAAGTTGAAGGAATTAATACCGACGGTATCGTTGGTACTGGACCAAAAGGTAAAATTATGAAAGCAGATGTTCTTTCTGTTCTTAACGGAAGTGCAAGTGAAGCTGCTGCAAGTGCTGAAGTTGCTGCACCAGCAAGTGCTAAATCTGCTAAAGCACCTAATGAAAATCAATGGGGTGTTGTTGAAACTGTACCAATGTCACCAATGCGTAAAGTTATTTCTAAACGTATGAGTGAATCTTACTTCAGTGCACCAACATTCGTTGTAAACGTTGAAGTTGATATGACTGAATTATTAGCTTTACGTAAAAAAGTTGTTGATGCAATTATCGAAGAAACAGGTAAAAAAGCAACAGTTACTGACTTTATTTCATTAGCTGTAATTAAATCATTAATGAAACACCCATATGTAAATGCTTCTTTATCAAGTGATGAAAAAGAAATGTATTTACACCACTATGTAAACTTATCAATCGCTGTTGGTATGGATAGTGGATTAGTAGTACCAGTAATTAAAGGTGCTGATAAGATGAGCCTTAAAGAGCTTGTAGTAGCTTCTAAAGAAATTACAACAAAAGCTCTTGCTGGTAAATTAAAACCAGATGAAATGGCAGATTCTACATTTACAATTAGTAACTTAGGTATGTATGGAGTTAAGAGCTTCGTACCAATCATTAACCAACCCAATACAGCTATTCTAGGTGTAAGTGCTACTGTACAAAAACCAGTGGTATTAAATGGTGAGGTTACTGTAAGACCTATCATGACATTAACATTAACAGCGGACCACCGTGTTGTTGACGGATTAGAAGGAGCTAAATTCATGAAGACTCTGAAAGAAGCTATCGAAAATCCACTATCATTACTAATTTAA